The Lewinellaceae bacterium genome has a segment encoding these proteins:
- a CDS encoding N-acetylneuraminate synthase family protein, whose product MKVVAIVQARMLSNRLRGKSLMSVNNKPLLYRVVEGIKALTFIDRIIVATTTSFADDPIEAAAKELGVGIFRGDALDVLNRFVEASLDCSESDLIVRFTADNPLYNTEISQKAFEAHVKNKADYTHIHGLSHIVPEFFNVGSIREANLLTRDSFDREHVTPFFRKKTDLFNVLELPNDFEGLRPDLDALLTIDTNDQLYAFEKMLETLDYNNKKASLSEIYSYLDGVNHKLEQPEKIVVKLDGIPVGEGYPTYIIAEIGQNHNGDVRLAKKLIDMAVDCGANAVKFQKRDIASELTKEAFDKPYENPNSFGATYGEHRIFLELDEAQHLELKEYALARGITYFCTPCDVPSVELLERINCPFYKVASRDLTNIPLLEALGKTGKPVILSTGMADFSDIDDALAALNMQKDQLIILQCTSQYPCALENVNLKVMDTLREKYGLITGFSDHTSGIVVSTAASVLGAVVIEKHITLDRTMKGTDQPGSLERAGLFKLVDYIRACEIALGDGVKAVNPATIAAKHKLARSLTSRTEIKAGTILTAEMICLKSPGTGIGWRDRGLIVGKKALRNINADVTLNAADFE is encoded by the coding sequence ATGAAGGTAGTAGCAATTGTCCAGGCAAGAATGTTGAGCAACCGACTTAGGGGTAAATCTTTAATGTCTGTGAATAATAAGCCCTTATTGTACCGGGTGGTGGAAGGGATAAAAGCATTGACTTTTATTGACCGGATCATAGTGGCTACAACCACTTCCTTTGCGGATGATCCCATCGAAGCGGCGGCCAAAGAACTGGGGGTCGGGATTTTCAGGGGAGATGCCCTTGATGTGTTAAACCGATTTGTGGAGGCGAGCCTGGATTGTTCAGAAAGCGATCTCATTGTTCGCTTTACAGCAGATAACCCACTGTACAACACGGAGATATCTCAAAAAGCTTTTGAAGCCCATGTTAAAAACAAGGCGGATTATACTCATATTCATGGGTTATCTCATATCGTGCCTGAATTTTTTAATGTTGGGTCGATAAGGGAAGCCAACCTTCTGACCCGGGATAGTTTTGACCGGGAACATGTAACTCCTTTCTTTAGAAAAAAAACCGATCTTTTCAACGTATTGGAACTGCCGAATGATTTCGAGGGGTTACGTCCTGATTTGGATGCCTTGCTTACCATTGATACCAACGATCAACTCTATGCCTTTGAGAAAATGTTGGAAACTTTGGATTACAATAACAAAAAGGCTTCTCTTTCAGAAATTTACAGTTACCTGGACGGAGTCAATCATAAATTGGAACAGCCGGAAAAAATAGTGGTTAAATTGGATGGCATTCCCGTGGGGGAGGGATATCCAACTTATATCATTGCAGAGATAGGCCAAAATCATAATGGGGATGTCCGGTTGGCAAAAAAATTAATTGACATGGCTGTTGATTGCGGGGCCAACGCTGTGAAATTTCAAAAAAGAGATATTGCCTCAGAATTGACAAAAGAGGCCTTTGATAAGCCTTATGAAAATCCAAATTCTTTTGGGGCGACTTATGGTGAACACAGGATATTTTTAGAATTGGATGAAGCTCAGCACCTTGAATTGAAGGAATATGCCCTGGCCAGAGGGATTACCTATTTTTGTACACCCTGTGACGTGCCCTCAGTCGAATTGTTGGAACGGATTAATTGCCCTTTTTATAAAGTAGCCTCAAGAGATTTGACCAATATTCCGCTGCTGGAGGCCTTGGGAAAAACGGGAAAACCGGTTATCCTTTCTACGGGAATGGCTGATTTTTCCGATATTGATGATGCATTGGCTGCCTTAAACATGCAAAAAGACCAGCTTATTATTTTACAATGTACCTCACAATATCCTTGTGCCCTGGAAAATGTTAATTTAAAGGTCATGGATACCCTGAGGGAAAAATATGGGCTCATTACCGGGTTTTCAGACCATACTTCCGGAATTGTGGTTTCGACCGCCGCGTCGGTGTTAGGCGCAGTAGTGATAGAAAAACATATCACCCTGGATCGGACGATGAAAGGAACCGACCAACCGGGTTCCCTGGAACGTGCCGGATTGTTTAAGCTGGTGGATTACATCCGGGCCTGTGAAATTGCCTTGGGAGATGGAGTAAAAGCGGTTAATCCTGCGACCATTGCGGCAAAGCATAAATTAGCCCGAAGCCTCACGAGCAGGACTGAAATAAAAGCAGGAACAATTTTAACAGCCGAAATGATATGCCTTAAATCTCCGGGCACCGGAATTGGATGGAGAGACAGGGGGCTGATTGTTGGTAAAAAAGCCCTGCGAAATATTAATGCCGATGTTACTCTAAATGCTGCCGATTTTGAATAA